The Lactuca sativa cultivar Salinas chromosome 2, Lsat_Salinas_v11, whole genome shotgun sequence genome includes the window AATTATTATGACTGATTTCACTTCTTAtttgttaattttatttaatagGTAACGGAAATTTTTTGGGTGTCATTGAAATGTTGGAAGAGTTTGACCCGGTTATCAAAGAGCATGTGCGGCGGATCACATGTGATGGGCTTCATGTGCATTATCTTGGCCACTTAATCCAAAACGAACTAATATCTTTTCTAGCTCAAGAAATTAAAAAAGAACTTATCAAGAAGATAAAGGAAGCAAAGTACTACTCAATCATACTTGATTGTACTCCCGATTCAAGTCACCAGGAACAGATGACTATAATAGTGAGGTATTTGACGTTATCATATAACTCTGTTACTGTTGAGGAGTCCTTTTTAGGTTTTTTGAATGTTGATGATACCTCTGGAAAAGGACTATTTGATATTACACTTGAGGAGTTACAGTCTCTTGGTCTTGAAATTGATGATATGCGTGGTCAAGGCTATGATAATGGAGCAAACATGAAAGGAAAACACCAAGGGGTGCAAAAGAGATTTTTAGATATAAATCCTAGAGCATTTTACACTCCTTGTGGTTGCCATTCTCTTAATCTTACATTATGTGATATGGCTAAAAAGTGTGTTAAAGGAAAGAACTTTTTTGGATTCATCCAACGCATTTATACTATCTTTGCAAATTCTACTAAGAGGTGGGAAATTTTGAAAGATAATGTTAAAGCTTGGAGTCTTAAGTCATTGTGTCAAACTCGTTGGGAAAGCCGGGTTGAGAGTGTAAAGGCTATTAAACTTCAACTTGTGGATGTACGGGAAGCTTTACTTCAAGTTGGAGAAAAAGATAATGATGCTGCAATTGCAAGTGAAGCAACTTCACTAGCAGAAAAAGAACTTGGTGACTTTGAATTTTTGGTATCAACTGTTATTTGGTATGAAGTACTAAACCATGTGAATATTGTGAGTAAGAAGTTACAATCAAAGGATATGCATCTTgataatgctattaaagaaatAAACAAATTGATTGGGTACTTCAAGAATTATAGAGAAACTGGTTTTTCAAAAGCGATTGTTGAAGCTAAGGAGATTGCTATTGAAATGGGTATTGATCCAATATTTCCACAAAAGCGTTTGATTGAAAGGAAAAGAAGGTTTGATGAGAGTTCAACTAGTGAAGAAGTTTCATTTACACCTAAAGAGAACTTTAGAGCCAATTATTTCTTATTCATTGTTGATCAAGCTATTTCTTCTCTTGAGACAAAGATTTGAACAATTCAAAGAGTATGACAGAgtatttggttttttatttccGCATAATTTGAGGGGAATTGAAGATAAAGATCTTAAGTCGTATTGTCATCGTCTTGAAAAGGCACTCAAGTTTGAAGAAAGATCGGATATTGATGCTGATGAACTTTATACGGAGTTGAAATTATTTGAGACATTGGAAACCAATGAGTTTAGCAACCCTATAgatgttttgaagtttttgaaagaACTTGATTATTTCCCAAATGCAAGCATTGCATATAGAATATTGTTAACTATTCCAGTAACGGTTGCATCTGCAGAAATGAGTTTTTCAAAATTGAAGTTTGTGAAATCTTACTTACGCTCCACAATGACACAAGAAAGACTTAGCGGTTTGGCAATGATATCTATCGAGAATGAAATCTTAGAGAGTATAGACTATGAAGAGTTGATCAACCAATTTGCAATCAAGAATGCTAGGAGAGCTTCAAGAATCGTCGGTTAGCTGTTAGGATATGTAATTACTCATCAAAATACTATGATTTTGCTTTGTTTATTGCCATAAAGTTTAtcgtcattttaataaaaatattagttTATGTAAGTTAATTTGTTACACGTTAAGGCCTAAGGGCCTTTTTTATCCATCTCGTCCTGGGCATTTGAATCCTCAGAACCGGCCCTGCCAGTTACAAATCATTAAATTATCCAATTTAAGAACAAATATGTGTATTTTGCAtgctaaaataataatatattagttttTTAATAAAGGGATGAAAATATGTTTTGCTTTTTAAGTTTTGCCCTTTAttttggtaatatatatatatatatatatatatatatatatatatatatatatatatatatatatatatatatatatatatatatatatatatatatatgcaaaagtTTAATAAGGAACAATTTTAAATCATATAACCAAGGAATCATTATATTTTCAAGTTTTACATCTTATTATTAATcgaaaaaaattctaaaaatatagaaattcatagctttttattttgtttcccttgatatcaaatttgataaaaaaattatttttttatctaTTCAAATTCACATTTGTGAATCTGCactataaataattaattttgtatAAATTCACTGAATCTACACAGATTTACAGTGCATCGATTCATAGTGTGAACCTGAACaatttcacaatgtgaatctgaacagatcatttttttgttattaaatttgatatcaatggatgggagataaaaaattatgaatatctataattttagttttagttttttctttttgatGAAAATTTTGCTCTAAAAGTTGAGAAAATATTGGTTCTTTTGTTCTACCGTTGAAAATTGTTCATTGTTGAACCcaacccaatatatatatatatatatatatatatatatatatatatatatatatatatatatatatatactagtttataacccgtgggaaccacggttataaaattaattaaacttttatagtaaaaactcaaattattaatcaattattttaaataaattattaattaagagatggttttattagttatatgaaattaaaatcgttgattcaaataaatatgtaaaattaacttttaatatatattagacattttttatttgtgaattaatgaaaacaataatttaaaatttaaaatagagaataaatacattgacaaatagcatcacattaatgatgatgtctaataaatttaaaatagagaactAATAGATTGATAAGTGACAATAcattaattaagaggtctaatatgatgacacatgacaaaagaactactcttttattagtatatatataggcctaggttattctattaaaactaattattgtgttattgtatgcataaatatgggccaatctttttacttattttaagaaagtgattaatacatatgATTGAATTAAAAGTAATTGAAAAATACCATCCAATTTAACTAGAagagtattttagtcaattaacacatatttaataaagtaaatttgcatattttaagggatcatagattctattaattttaaaaatccgaatttcaataattataaggtttttaattcggacattctgacagaatatgcttatgagtatattcaaaaataaaaatattcttgagccgtaaataataaaaaaaatttttgaacctatttcttgatcatgaattTAAAAAGTTCTTGTTGAATAACAAATTGTTGAACAATCAATTGaacaataaaaacaaaaaatacattatttcttatagaatacgagtaacaattgttaagaattacatttattgttaaagaataaaactaaagaactttcaaaacgggaaagaaaacatcaaaaatctaacaacgactaatacattctaaaagaataatgtggtccgtttcaattttgtggtccgttcttcaagcatcaacttctgtgattccAACATAATtgaaattcgtgattccatttCCACAGAATCGGAATTCGTCACCATCTGTAGTAGTGCAAAGAAGGGATAAAAATGGTAAAAATCCGAGAAATTTGAAAAGAATTTCGGATATTGGGTAAAAATCCGTGAAGATCTGAAAGTCGTgggggctaaaaatgaaaatataacacatattcttcaatttgaCGCTGAAAGTGTGAAAAGAGGGTTAAATCTGTGAAGTCTGTAAACATTTGAGGACTGGAATCATTAAAACGTTGAAGTTGCAGGGACCAAGAATGTCACATCAgtcatcttcttcatacgaacaaAAAAGAACACGCTTTTGACTCctaaaaagtcaaaatcaaatttCCGTTTACAATCCTCGATCTATTTTCTGAAAATGAAGAAATTGATTACCGACAATTCTAGTTTCCATCTCGGCTGTGTTGTGCAAATCCGACAATTCCAGTTCCCACAGCCTTTCGATCTttccataaatcagaaatcaataTCGAATTCCTGTTCAAATCAAACACCTCTACTTTCTCCAACAAACTGCCCGTTTCTTCACTGATTCCAATCGAAGTTTCAGCAGTTCGTGCGCAATTAATCTGCCAAATTACATAACTTGTGGATTAGTGTGTATTACGATGGAGAAGAATAAAACTTGCCGATGGAGCTGGAGACGGCGGCAGAGACAGGGCGGCGAGTATGTGGTGAAGAAGCAATTGTTGAGAGGGTAATCGCCATGTTCGGTGGTGGGTATGAGATTTAAAGACGGATATTAACTAATATTCCTAAATTAAAGGGATATTAATTGATTTATAtatttactataattaattaaatgtaaGATTATATGTTTATCATTTTGAAATAATTGGCCTACATTgatacatataataacataatatttacttaaaaacatttgaatatatatatatatatatatatatatatatatatatatatatatatatatatatatatatatatatatatatatattaaaaacctAAGATTTCATTTTAACAATATAAATCTCCTTGTTAAAAATTGTCTTTAAAATTTTCTATTATAGTAAAGAACttcaataatattttatttaaaaaaaatcaggaTTAAGTGTTAATAATCTTACGTCGACCAATATTTTGGCAGGTTAAAACTTGAGAATTATTTACTTTAGtttctaattaaaaaaaaaaaaaaattgtattgggCATCTTTGCGTGTCAAAATCGTAATTTCGCAAGTTAACATACAGAAATAAGTTAATTTctttcccaaaacaaaaatatattttccatTTCTTAGATCCAACACCATTTTAACTAATTGACTTAGAAAATCAGTACTATTTTGGGAAAATCCATTTATTTTTACCTAGATTTTTTTAAAAAGCTTAAGAAAATGAGATGTATGTATCACTTTCTCATAaaaataaagagtaaattacatgaatggtccctatggttaagagtaatttgcgtgtttggtacctaacttattttttttaactcggaaggtacctattgtttgtttttgttacacgtttggtccctatcaTACCTACAAAAATTATTTGCCTttgatttttaaaatatttaaataaacaaaCCCCAATACCAACCTCCCTCACCTTATCTTACCTATCCCACcatatttttctatttaaataatagtctttttaggtacgACATGACCAATCGCgtgacaaaaacaaacagtagggactaagcgcataacaaaaacaaacagtagggactttccgagttaaaaaaataagttagggaccaaacgcgcaaattaaccaaaaccatagggaccattcgtgtaatttactcaaaaataaaAGTATAAGTTATTAagtatatataattaactaaaataatcataatagtatgattttttttcttttttatttattatttttttttatttttctgcgaAATAACTAGAAAAACAAAAAGGTCCTATACACCCACAATTTTTTCAATGACCATATGCTGAAGATGATTTATTTGTGATTTTTTCTATTGTTTTGTCACTTTGACTACAAAAATCAGATATTGTActgtgaaaataaaaaatatatattgtgaGAATTTATACATTTTAGAGAATATTAATCTATAAAGTGTTGTTTTGTAAAAAAATATAGCAAACCTTTGTCTAGCCTTTAAACAAAATTATAAGtcagttttttcttttgattttccTATCAAATTTATCCACTTTATCCTTTTTTTTTTGCTCTTGTTGATGTAAAATGAGATGAAACGATTCAGATGAGTATTTGATTGTTGTTTCGTGTTGGTGGTTCACGGTAGTCAGGAAATGAGAATTGATATACGTTAGACAATTTGTTAGAAATTTTAGTGTTAAAATTCTCGTCAATATAAATTTCATAGATTTATACAAATTGGTCAAGATAGGGAAGGTCTGGATGAAAAACGTAATATTAGTGTGTCTTTCCAGCAACCTATGTTGAATTATTTATCCAGATAGCTAACGAGGGTGAGCTGAAGCGTTTAAAGAAGATTAGTTAGAAGGTCTAAACTCTTATACATCTATATTTGGTGGATCATGATCCAGTGGAGGAGAAACAAAATGTTCAATACAATCCCACAAATTAATCTATTTTTGGTGGGAACCGATCTTACTAAGTAAAAGTGTCTGGTAGCATAAGAGAGAAAAGTTCTGCTGAGAACTGATCAAGCGGAAGAGGTAGCAATAATCAAGCAGGCTTTTGTATCTCTCTAAATGATCCTCTTAATGTTGGTAGATATGTTATATATGGAACATTGATACAACAACAAATTAATCCATAAGTTGTTTACGAAAACCATTATACATATTAACAAATTCAGTATGTGATCCCAAATATTATCTGGCATCTCAAGCAACAATGGAAAGATATCAAACACTGGTACCACCATATTAAATGACCGTAGCACCATTTCAAACACCGATTGTACAATATCAAGCATCGATTGTACAATATCAAATGTTGATTATTTCATGTCAATTGCATGTACAATGAAAAATTCATTATGTTGAACCATTAAACTATCATAACTTTAGCGATGCTAATAATATTGCATGTAAGGACGATGGTAACGATGGAACCTGTCATAATGAAGTTCGTGATGTTGATTTCACAATAATTGATGAATCATAAGAAGTTTCTTTAAGTAAATTAGACACAAAAGAAGATGATGTTGAAAGTCAATGGCCGATTGTAGTAAACAATCATAACAATGCCATTTTTTGGCACGAATATAAAGTCGGTTCATTGAATAGCCAAAACCCGACTGATCCAGTAAAAGTGCTATAGATTTACAACGATAAAGAAACTCTTCATTTGGCACTAGGAGTAAAACATGTAGAGGAGATATTTCAGTAAAAAAAAATTGTCATATCTACCAAAAACGTTTGCAGACAAAGTGTGTTGATAAAAGGTAAGAATGGTatgttttggattttaaaataaATGATAGTTGCATTTGCCGGATCTATAAATTAGCAGACCAACACACATTTTCTTCAACACAAATAAACATAACCCATCACCAAGCAAGCAAAATTGTGTTGGAGCATTTATTTGTAGACTGtggcaacccgaaatttattccgtcatttttaacattttttccGTTAAAAAGCCCCGttttatttaactgtccgttaacttttggactggttaattaatgtgggactttcataatgacttggtaagggttgaagCAAATTTGAAACACCCATGAAATACCCTTAAAAatgtttagtttcaaccaagtcaaaatacgaccactaaatcgggtgcgaccaaaagccccgtttgatGGCactatcgggtagattcccactgagccccaactcaaacccctatataagcgtgagtggagtccattagagactttttacactctctccactctctctctacaacttaattTCGAGcaaaaaatcgtccgtttcgagccccaaacaagTGAGTAAACTGTCCTAACTCATTGTATAGCCtatctaacatgcaaattcgagtttaagacataaaatagggacaaaattatgtgtttacagcccaagaacactcttagaccgtgaacaccatttaatggggtttttaagccccaaaacccctccaaattgcccctaaggcttagatatgacttgtaggcttatggaattgaacttagaacaccttgaaacgagtttttggagagtaaacatgagtttactgcccaagaaatttcttgggccataaactcctcttcatggggagtaaactaaTATTTGAGTGTTTAAAAGCCACTTAAAGAGACCAATAGCCTtagattaaattctagaatcgaccaccaACAAGTTAGGGGCCTTGAACTtgattaaaacaactccataaggagttcacggccgtaagcccctcatgaaagggtacctgggccgtaaactcccacaaaggggttaaatggtgccctaaactccccatttgacttggacaaatgcttaggaatttaccctctaccatttaagaccttaaaacaccaaaagaatgagtgtgtaggagcttacggccgtaaactcctagtttagggccgtaaactcctcaaatggtccatttgatgccttaaatccattcataccCTTTGTAattggacctagcctaattccacaattgatataaggcctttaagcatcctataacaccctcaccatgagtttacggccgtaaactcatggggagttgtcctagggccgtgaactctatatatagagtttactcttggagagtaaactccattcctaagccatgcACACcattagatgttacccgggacactccaaaCACTAAACCTAAGTGTTTTccacactttaggatgcgtatacttgtttaattggtattatatgtactaattatatgtaaacatatgttatcatatgttaatagatcactaagtgtgtttaagtctttacttgacaccgagcacccaatcgACACCtttgtcggatccacttacaccaggtgagttcatacccatgaatgaaaaatttaaatgtttttacatgattttatagggggggaatacaagttaaacatgccagttatcatatcaatcacatatgattgataacccgcatgcacaaggatttactacactgttaactgttttaccgagtttgATACTGAAAATGGTTTTTCTAAAATGCCTTTAAGTGTTCAAATATTTACCTATATTGTTTTTATCAAAGtctcatttaaaacttgtttatgaaaggttcccaagggatttctaaaggtttttcaaacttattttacaaaagattaCATAGTTGTGATTTTCGTGAGTATAAAggtttccaaggtttacatcaaAGTTTTCCCCCATGTTTTATTACTCCTAGTTGTTAAatactactgcttcgttatacttCTGCGTAGTtaaacacttatacttgataatacctccacttcgtgatacacttatacttagtaacgtttccacttcgtgatacgcttatacatgataacgcctccacttcgtgattCACTGATACTTCACGATTCGCTTATACCACACGATTCGCTTATGCTTCAAGATCAGCTTCCACACGTTAAACACTTaaacatagttagatgtatgtctatgcttggatagatgcatataaataatgtttgaaggacttaggaaggcttgttcgccctatttccttttcttcgttgagatgtggtctggtgggatcggatgtccgtccgaaggtcgtttgatcattagttatatattatatatacaaGCATAgtcatataggtttacattagtcagttcagttgtgagtctctaccattagtccagtattttacatcagatctcactacacgagatacatcttcagtacacggccttctccgttatctagttggtaaccagagtctcttgtagggagagcggaaattatgtgtatagatctatacgagattgacacccccgcaccctgactgctagctacagtccacggcctaccaagccaaggggcgacaaatgtcattttcataccgacgcttgcagggtgtcaagttctctagtgtctatcagtatggttacgagtatctcggggttaccttataattcatggctttaaggtaacagaTTTTCatacactgtattcactgtatccacgatattcactgtattcactgtattcactgtgttctCTGTctccactgttttagaccttgctagacgtatctttcatttgatactgtctggggtctgtctccactgttttagaccttgctagacgtatctttcatttgatactgtctggggtctgtctccactGTTTAGACCGtgctagatgtatctttcatttgataccgtctggggtctgtgtctccttttatTAGACTAAGCCAGACATGTCATTCAgtcgatactctcctagagtctatgattcttttgccttagtcagcagtcctcactgctgaggcatatgttattttccatgatattctcctactttctttaaaatcaaatcccgtattttgataatgatagtgtttaagggaaaactactttttaccacatgactctgacaagtcttggtagaagactgctttttaataagaaaatataggattttctggaaaggactctatttcaCTGTACACTTGAAAACTaccacttatataaagttatttgtaataaatgaaactaaatacttatgaacttaccaacatttgtaaaaatgctgatactcgcttttcaaataacttgtattctcaggtcaactatagacaggtacatcccaggagctgttgatgaagacagTTTATTACCAAGCTACacttatattattacttgtattactctgatgttctatgtaatgtaaaccatgtaaaactattactattaatgcaatggttgttgtactttgattactatactacatatgttgtgatacttgacatgacgtcatccaccccagaacgtttccactgttccggttttggggtgtgacatagacGTTGAGGAATGATAATGGTAGAGTCTATTGTGGAAGCCACTTCAACAAGATTTGACATTATGATGCAAAAATCCATGTAACCTACAAACAAGCATGGCATGTCAAAGAGTACACATTTAGTCTTCTAAGAGAACTCAAGCGGAGTCATTTCCCAAGCTTTGCATAAAACAAGCATGGCGTGTCAAACAATACACATTTAATCTTCTAAGGGAACTCAAGCAGAGTCATTTCCCAAGCTATCCATATAATACTTGTTACGTCCaaaaaataatgacataaaatttttgtttttagattaataaatcttTAATACATATGATTTCCATAAAACCAAGGTAGCCAAGATTTTAGGAAAATATCAATATATCAGAGTACATCACTGAATGTGGAAACAAGCAGTGTATGCCCTGCAATCATCTAGAACTCTTCCATTATTTAGAAAACCAAatcacctgaaacataaactgaaaactgtaagcacaaagcttattgatatccccaaaataccatataccatacatatcatataacaggcACCACCCAattgagatacgggccctgcccacactcgaaTAATAGTGAGATATGGGCCTTACCCACACTCGAATACCGGGCCTGCCCTATGAGATACGAGCCCCACCCACACTTGGataataattgttggattactgtctaagtccgtaactatatttggtatgtacttgacccggttgtgcatggtccttttgggttgccttcaccaaagcaacttgacaacaTCAAATCTTTAGAATCAATAGTAGGGTAATTTTAAGCAACAATAGCAATCTGGAATCTCAACATGCACTTGGAAGAAATATTTAAAAGCTTGGCCACTAGTACTCGCACATTCCCAAATTAAACTAGAGAAAGTATCAAAAATTTGGAACAACATATGTCTCAGCTTTCCACTTTTATGACTCGACTGGAGTCACAAGGTAAACTACCTGCTCAAACTGAACAAAATCTAAAGCATAATGTTAGCGCTATTACCATGAAAAGTGAGAAAAGTTATGAAGGTCAGAGCAAACTGGAAAAAGAGGAGGCCGGAGAAGAAGTAGAAGAACTCTTGGGTGAAAAAGAAAATGAAGTGGTTTAAGAAAAAGAAACTCCAAGATAGAAAAATCTGATTATGGACGAGTATAAGCAGTGCCACCATTAATGTCACGACTAATGATCACAAAGCAAGAATGAGAGGATGAGGACATTATTGATACCTTCTAAAAGGTGGAGGTAAATATCCCAATACTTGTTATTAAACAAATTCCTTGTGATGCTATATTGCTAAAAGAATTATGTGTTTCAAAGAAAAAGTTAAAAGCAATCAAACAATAAAAGATGGTGAAAATATTATTATGATTTTGAAAAAAAGGATTACCTCCAAAGTGAGAGGATCCTAGAATTTTCTCGATTCCTTGTAAATTGGGAAGCCTAACTTTTCCAAAAGCCATTCTTGATATAGGTGCTTCAACTGATGTCAACTCATTATCTGTTTTTGAAAACTTAAAACTAGGACCTCTAGATAAGAATAGGACTATCATTCATTTAGCCGATCACTCAAtagtacacccaaaaggtgtattTGAGGATCTTCTTATCCAAGTGAATGAACTAATTTTTCcttttgatttttatatattgGACATGGGAAATGTGGACGTATCAGATTAGAACTCTATCATTTTAGGAAGGCCATTTATGAAAACTGCTAAAACCAAAATAGATGTATTTAGTGTCACTCTTTCTATGGAGTTTTATGTGAATGTGGTgaattttaaaataattgattttgaGATTCCAAATGATAATCTTTCTATTAATTTTCTGGATACCACCAAGCCTCTAACTAACGACTGTTGTGCGTTTTGTAAGCATTTTATGCAAGAGGTATTTGTAGACAGAAAGTTTAGTTTTGGAGCAAGAAAGGAGATGACAGAAAAAAGGTAAGCTTAGGGAGGAAGAGGGGATGATTTTTTGATGAGGGTATCTGAGAAAGGAAAAGACTAAACAATCTAAAGAAAGATCTATCTAATGAAAACCAACAGTTTTTCCAGTCTTGTGCGTAAGTTCTAGATTCAAAAAATATGGCATATCTAAAGGGATATGGTGTTAAATAGAAAGAAAATGAGTTGAAGAGAAGCCCTATTTATACATATTCACAATTTGTTTCCAGGAGGCAACTTGAAAAGAAAATGACTAAAAAATCAAGCCAACAACTTTAAAAAGTGGCAGCTTTCCAGGAGGCAACTTGATATGTAGtactattttctgtttttaataaAAGTTGATCACCATGTGATAAGGAGTATTGAGGTAGTACTCAACACTACCTAATTGATTTAGCAGGTATACGAGAGGCTACAAACCACACACAGTCTATAGAAGAGTTACGGTGATCGGCGATGTtacgagctcgagtttcaggttggagattttgatcttctgaaggtgtcaccttggaagggtgtcatttgATTTCAGAACTGGGGAAAGTTGGACCCATGATTCATTGGTCCATTCAGATATATTGCCTGATTGGGAAAGGTTGTGTATTGATAGGATCTACCCGCTGAGCGTAGATACATCCACATCACTTTTCATGTCTCAGTTGCGGAAATTTTTCACAAATGATTATGTAGTGGTTTCTTTGGATGACATCTAGGTTAATGAGAGCTTGAATTATATGGACATACTGATTGCTATTCTTCACACGAAAATGAAGACCTTATGCAACATGGTAGTGGGTTTAGTGAAGGTCCAATGGCAGCGCCAGAAGGGTTCCGATTGGACTTAGGAGCCCAAgaaggagatgagggagcattaccctgagACGTTTGCAACAACGGAATTCAAGGACAAAGTATGATTCAATCAGGGGGAAGTTGTAACGTTTGGTTTCAAGTATGAATTTAACttggtaatttgtgatgtttttGATTGGCCACAACATGGTGAAGGTATCACCACAACATGACATCTTGCATtaaaagggtgttttatttagtCACCACGAGGTAGGCATGTACTGGACATGATGTGGTGATGGATGGATGGCAATATTGTAACTTCTCGAGCTTAAGACCAATTTACAggatgtg containing:
- the LOC111905161 gene encoding uncharacterized protein LOC111905161; this translates as MNQRVNGPPRLNKVDPNKAWCYETIEIVVLNKVDELMKRSIVESPNQGRESGKQKGQSAVHHNINNRPSDMKYKQPSGSQKRKKRKLDEEKRKADAGALDKFIHRQPIEEHVEEHIEEHIEEHVEEHIEEHVEEQEHIEVEEAEEQEPVKEFVDIYDPRRWEKLNSEEIKLLVQKGPKRDNSIMYGPYDKFGRRFSAALYTRTLPNLEKCDREWLVYSKELDKVFCFCCKVFRKGISKGKLDGDGYADWHHVTTRVKEHEISLDHLTNRNKWFDMRKRLNLNEIIDKVQYEQFKKERDYWKQVLLRIIAVVKFLAKHNLAFRGSNEKLYKKGNGNFLGVIEMLEEFDPVIKEHVRRITCDGLHVHYLGHLIQNELISFLAQEIKKELIKKIKEAKYYSIILDCTPDSSHQEQMTIIVRYLTLSYNSVTVEESFLGFLNVDDTSGKGLFDITLEELQSLGLEIDDMRGQGYDNGANMKGKHQGVQKRFLDINPRAFYTPCGCHSLNLTLCDMAKKCVKGKNFFGFIQRIYTIFANSTKRWEILKDNVKAWSLKSLCQTRWESRVESVKAIKLQLVDVREALLQVGEKDNDAAIASEATSLAEKELGDFEFLVSTVIWYEVLNHVNIVSKKLQSKDMHLDNAIKEINKLIGYFKNYRETGFSKAIVEAKEIAIEMGIDPIFPQKRLIERKRRFEQFKEYDRVFGFLFPHNLRGIEDKDLKSYCHRLEKALKFEERSDIDADELYTELKLFETLETNEFSNPIDVLKFLKELDYFPNASIAYRILLTIPVTVASAEMSFSKLKFVKSYLRSTMTQERLSGLAMISIENEILESIDYEELINQFAIKNARRASRIVG